From Candidatus Zixiibacteriota bacterium, one genomic window encodes:
- a CDS encoding DMT family transporter, with the protein MTPRTRGTILAMVCVSFWALIPVVASLGQKTLDHHQFLFWSSLVSFTVLATSAIFTGRIRKVRCLCPKDWLHLLALGLLGTYVYYLLLYLGYSRAIGMEVLVLQYTWPILMVLFSIVILKERVSIRKLIALTLGFAGVVTVLTKGEFQSVKLSNPGVIALVGLGAACFALFSVLSKNVKKDPLLVVAIYFFCACIASFVSMLFFSEFAYPTIDEIIPILINGLFVNGLSYLIWLIALKSTEASYLAPFTLITPVLSAIYLVVFFDEPFLLAYSLGLVCIVAGGLVNSLGLRRDIPT; encoded by the coding sequence ATGACTCCAAGGACACGCGGAACGATACTGGCTATGGTCTGTGTCTCCTTCTGGGCGCTAATACCTGTTGTTGCCAGTCTCGGACAGAAAACGCTTGACCATCACCAGTTTCTGTTTTGGTCAAGTCTGGTTTCATTCACTGTCCTGGCGACCAGTGCGATCTTCACCGGACGTATCCGGAAGGTGAGATGCCTTTGCCCGAAAGATTGGCTGCACCTCTTGGCATTGGGTCTTCTCGGAACTTATGTTTATTATCTATTGCTCTACCTGGGTTATTCCCGCGCAATCGGCATGGAAGTGCTGGTTCTCCAATACACCTGGCCAATACTAATGGTCTTGTTCTCCATTGTCATCTTGAAAGAACGGGTCAGCATCAGAAAACTGATTGCTCTTACCTTAGGATTCGCTGGTGTTGTCACCGTATTGACCAAAGGAGAGTTCCAGAGCGTCAAGCTGAGTAACCCCGGTGTGATCGCCCTCGTTGGCCTCGGTGCGGCCTGTTTTGCACTGTTCTCCGTATTGAGCAAGAATGTAAAAAAAGACCCTCTATTGGTTGTCGCGATATACTTTTTCTGTGCCTGCATCGCATCGTTCGTATCAATGTTGTTCTTCTCTGAATTTGCCTATCCAACAATTGATGAAATCATACCAATTCTGATAAACGGACTGTTTGTGAATGGACTTTCATATCTGATATGGCTGATCGCGCTCAAATCGACAGAAGCTTCGTACTTAGCACCATTCACTCTGATCACTCCGGTTCTATCAGCCATCTATCTGGTGGTGTTTTTCGATGAACCGTTCCTATTGGCGTACAGCCTCGGTTTAGTGTGCATTGTTGCTGGCGGCTTGGTGAACAGTCTTGGACTTAGGCGCGACATCCCGACATGA
- the glmM gene encoding phosphoglucosamine mutase — MPGKILVKSTSGIRGVIGRGLDPVLVAKYGAAFGTMLKKGKVVVGRDSRPSGDMIMKAVISGLLASGRDVVEIGIVPTPTVEIAVKTLKAAGGMCITASHNPSQWNALKFFNRKGEFIIPAEYKRLDKLFSSGKFQYQPYSKLGKLVCQSDWVEKHIGKTLAVKVVNVPAVRRHRFKVVVDAINGAGSVALPKLLRRMGATVFEVNCNNDGKFVHEPEPTPANLSQLARAVRRHKADLGMACDPDADRLALVDEKGRPIGEELTLTIAVMEVLKKRRGTTVINMSTSRATADVARAAGSKVIYSKVGEANVVQAMHRAKAIIGGEGNGGVIYPSFHAGRDALIGAALVLSCLAEEKMSLSGLVETLPTYFTIKSKASFPADFKTRLAKFEKGAAELLGSCRVDRRDGLRFDFTEGWAQVRSSNTEPIFRLIVETDDTKLTARLTRQILRYFK; from the coding sequence ATGCCCGGGAAAATACTGGTAAAATCTACATCAGGAATACGAGGGGTTATTGGTCGGGGACTCGATCCGGTTCTGGTCGCCAAATACGGAGCCGCCTTTGGAACGATGTTGAAAAAAGGCAAGGTTGTTGTAGGGCGCGACAGTCGGCCTTCCGGTGACATGATTATGAAAGCGGTCATCTCCGGCTTGCTGGCCTCCGGAAGAGATGTGGTTGAGATCGGCATTGTACCAACCCCGACAGTTGAGATCGCTGTCAAGACACTCAAGGCGGCTGGTGGAATGTGTATCACCGCTTCTCATAATCCGTCTCAATGGAATGCCCTGAAATTCTTCAATCGTAAAGGTGAGTTCATCATTCCTGCCGAATACAAACGACTCGATAAGTTGTTCTCATCCGGCAAGTTCCAATATCAACCGTACTCCAAATTGGGCAAGCTCGTGTGTCAGAGCGATTGGGTCGAGAAACATATTGGCAAGACTCTGGCAGTCAAGGTTGTGAATGTTCCCGCTGTGCGTCGTCATCGCTTCAAAGTTGTCGTGGACGCCATCAACGGAGCCGGTAGTGTAGCCTTGCCCAAACTTCTGCGCAGGATGGGTGCTACCGTGTTTGAAGTGAACTGCAACAATGACGGTAAGTTTGTCCACGAGCCAGAACCGACTCCGGCCAATCTATCTCAGCTCGCACGGGCTGTACGACGCCACAAGGCTGATTTGGGAATGGCCTGTGATCCCGATGCTGACCGTCTGGCCCTTGTCGATGAGAAAGGTCGCCCTATTGGCGAAGAGCTAACACTGACAATTGCGGTTATGGAAGTCCTTAAGAAACGTCGAGGGACTACGGTTATCAATATGTCAACTTCGCGAGCCACAGCCGATGTCGCACGGGCGGCCGGATCAAAAGTGATATATTCGAAAGTTGGCGAAGCCAATGTTGTGCAGGCAATGCATCGCGCCAAGGCCATTATTGGTGGGGAAGGTAACGGTGGTGTCATCTATCCATCCTTCCATGCCGGACGGGATGCTCTGATCGGGGCAGCCCTGGTCCTGAGCTGTTTGGCAGAAGAAAAGATGAGTCTCTCAGGACTGGTTGAAACTCTGCCGACTTACTTTACTATAAAGTCCAAAGCCTCGTTCCCTGCTGATTTCAAAACGAGGCTGGCCAAGTTCGAGAAAGGAGCAGCCGAACTTCTTGGTTCCTGCCGGGTGGACCGACGCGATGGTCTTAGGTTTGATTTTACCGAAGGCTGGGCGCAGGTACGGTCGTCCAACACGGAACCGATTTTTCGACTGATTGTGGAGACGGATGATACGAAGCTCACTGCACGACTGACTCGTCAGATACTGCGGTACTTCAAATAA
- the glmS gene encoding glutamine--fructose-6-phosphate transaminase (isomerizing) — protein sequence MCGIVGYVGPKQAQPILIQGLKRLEYRGYDSSGIAMLTDNGLMVAKSAGKIVNLEATLGDTSSDCNHGIAHTRWATHGEPSKLNAHPHTDAEGEIALVHNGIIENYRTLKEFLKRNGFDIKTDTDTEILVHLIRYHYKDNLTEAVRAALNQVEGTYGVAVISLQHPGQIIAARMGSPLVVGNGQGENLVASDVAAMLEYTNKVVYLEDGEIATITADDFHITTIQNVEITPIIQEISWTLDKIEKEGYDHFMLKEIYEQPTTLRNGIRGRLKWEEGIPNLGGLNLQHNELRDIKRIIVTACGTSWHAALISEYFIEELARLPVEVEYASEFRYRAPIFDDHTIMLVISQSGETADTLAAMKEARNRGVTVLGLVNVVGSTIARDTDGGVYIHAGPEIGVASTKAFTSQVMAVSLIGTLLARMRHLSVQQGQEIIDSIIKIPSQVEQILGFSDQIKEIAAQYYKANNFLYLGRGINFPVALEGALKLKEISYIHAEGYPAAEMKHGPIALIDEKMPVVVIALKDSVYDKVMSNIAEVRARNGRVIAIATEGDTEIAERVNHVIYIPQTYRLLTPLLSVIPLQLLAYHIAVMRGCSVDQPRNLAKSVTVE from the coding sequence ATGTGTGGAATAGTCGGATATGTCGGACCCAAACAGGCGCAGCCTATTTTGATTCAGGGTCTCAAACGGCTGGAGTATCGCGGTTATGATTCATCCGGGATTGCCATGTTGACCGACAATGGTCTTATGGTAGCCAAGTCCGCCGGGAAAATTGTCAACCTTGAAGCAACCCTCGGAGATACTAGTTCCGACTGTAATCACGGCATCGCCCACACACGATGGGCTACTCACGGCGAACCTTCTAAGCTGAACGCTCATCCACACACTGACGCTGAAGGTGAGATAGCCCTGGTTCACAACGGCATCATCGAAAACTATCGTACGCTCAAGGAATTCCTCAAGCGTAATGGTTTTGATATTAAGACTGACACCGATACGGAAATCCTGGTCCATCTTATTCGTTACCATTACAAAGACAACCTCACCGAAGCCGTTCGTGCTGCTCTCAATCAAGTTGAAGGCACTTATGGCGTGGCTGTAATTTCGTTGCAACATCCCGGACAGATCATTGCTGCCCGCATGGGTTCACCGTTGGTTGTCGGTAACGGACAGGGAGAAAATCTAGTTGCCTCCGATGTCGCTGCCATGCTTGAGTACACCAATAAAGTAGTCTATCTCGAAGACGGCGAAATAGCCACCATCACGGCTGATGATTTCCATATTACAACTATTCAGAACGTTGAGATCACACCCATTATCCAGGAAATTTCCTGGACACTCGACAAAATTGAGAAAGAAGGCTACGACCATTTCATGCTCAAGGAGATCTATGAGCAGCCCACGACTCTCCGCAATGGGATTCGAGGACGACTGAAATGGGAAGAAGGTATCCCCAATCTGGGCGGACTTAACCTTCAGCATAACGAACTACGGGACATAAAGAGAATCATCGTTACCGCCTGTGGAACATCATGGCACGCGGCGTTGATATCTGAGTACTTCATCGAAGAGTTGGCTCGTTTGCCTGTCGAGGTCGAGTATGCCTCGGAGTTTCGTTATCGCGCCCCCATCTTTGACGACCATACTATCATGTTGGTCATCAGCCAGTCTGGTGAGACCGCCGATACTCTGGCAGCAATGAAAGAGGCCAGGAATCGCGGGGTGACTGTGCTCGGGCTTGTCAATGTGGTCGGCTCTACGATTGCCCGCGATACCGATGGTGGAGTGTATATCCATGCCGGTCCGGAAATTGGGGTCGCTTCGACCAAGGCGTTTACATCCCAGGTCATGGCTGTGTCATTGATCGGAACTCTGCTGGCCCGAATGCGGCACCTGTCAGTGCAGCAGGGACAGGAAATCATCGACAGTATCATCAAGATTCCCAGTCAGGTCGAACAGATTCTCGGATTCAGTGATCAGATTAAGGAAATTGCTGCTCAGTATTACAAGGCCAACAATTTCCTCTATCTCGGCCGCGGGATCAATTTCCCCGTCGCGCTTGAAGGGGCGCTGAAACTCAAAGAAATCTCCTACATCCACGCTGAGGGCTACCCTGCCGCCGAGATGAAACACGGACCCATCGCTCTAATCGATGAAAAAATGCCGGTGGTGGTGATTGCTCTGAAGGACTCGGTCTACGACAAAGTCATGTCCAATATCGCCGAAGTTCGTGCGCGCAATGGCCGCGTTATCGCTATCGCCACCGAAGGCGACACCGAGATTGCCGAACGCGTAAACCACGTCATCTATATCCCTCAAACCTACCGTTTACTGACACCTCTTCTGTCGGTGATTCCGTTGCAGTTGCTGGCGTATCATATAGCGGTGATGCGTGGTTGCTCAGTTGACCAACCCCGCAACTTAGCCAAGAGCGTGACGGTGGAGTAG